In one window of Macadamia integrifolia cultivar HAES 741 chromosome 2, SCU_Mint_v3, whole genome shotgun sequence DNA:
- the LOC122093166 gene encoding putative clathrin assembly protein At2g25430 — protein sequence MAPSTIRWAIGAVKDQTSIGIAKVASSTAPELEVAIVKATSHDDDPADEKYIMEILKLTSYSSGYVNACVSMVSKRLGKTRDWIVALKALILVHRLLADGDPVFQREILYATRRGTRLLNMSDFRDEAHSHSWDFSAFVRTYSLYLDQRLECIMYERKQRGSGGEDDRIGQREDRFRSPTSRYDYDYGEFRDEPSYGRGGGSGSGSGSGGGGYGMRRSRSDGDVNESRREEKRPQTPLRDMKPERVLGKMIQLQRLFDRFLACRPTGLAKNNRMVLIALYPIVKESFQVYVEICEILAVLLDKFFDMEYPDCVKSFEAYASAAKQIDELLDFYGWCKDTGVGRSSEFPEVQKITDKLLETLEEFMRDRARRPKSPERVREETPPSAQEEAAPSMNEILALPPPENYTPPPPPPPPEPEPEPQAPQPAPVTQDLVDLRDDGVSPEDQSNRLALALFSGPVNGNTNGSWEAFPSNGDEVTSAWQTPAAEPGKADWELALVETASNLSKQKATLGGGFDRLLLNGMYDQGAVRQHVSVAQLTGGSASSVALPGPGKSATPVLALPAPDGTVQTVGQDPFAASLNFPPPSFVQMSDMEKKQHLLMQEQQLWQQYARDGMQGQVSLAKISGTGYVAGPVPMMPYGMPPAVNGLVPGGYYYTPY from the coding sequence ATGGCGCCGAGCACGATCAGGTGGGCGATCGGAGCAGTTAAGGATCAGACAAGTATTGGAATAGCGAAAGTTGCTAGTAGTACGGCACCGGAATTGGAGGTTGCAATTGTGAAGGCCACAAGCCACGATGATGATCCGGCTGATGAGAAGTATATCATGGAGATCTTGAAACTTACTTCCTATTCGTCAGGTTATGTGAACGCATGTGTTTCTATGGTGTCGAAACGACTCGGTAAGACTCGGGATTGGATCGTGGCACTCAAGGCACTGATTCTTGTTCATCGGTTGTTAGCCGATGGAGATCCTGTGTTTCAGCGGGAGATACTTTACGCTACCAGGCGAGGGACTCGTCTTCTTAATATGTCTGATTTTCGCGATGAGGCTCATTCTCATTCATGGGATTTCTCTGCTTTTGTTCGGACTTATTCTCTGTATCTCGATCAGCGTCTCGAGTGTATAATGTATGAGCGGAAACAGAGAGGAAGCGGTGGAGAAGATGATCGGATTGGGCAACGAGAGGATCGATTTAGGTCTCCAACGTCACGGTATGATTATGATTACGGAGAGTTCAGAGATGAACCGAGCTATGGtcgtggtggtggtagtggtagtggtagcggtagtggtggtggtggctatGGGATGCGTCGGTCGAGGTCTGACGGTGATGTGAACGAATCGAGACGGGAGGAAAAGAGGCCACAAACTCCACTCAGGGACATGAAGCCCGAGAGGGTTTTGGGTAAGATGATTCAGCTGCAACGACTTTTTGATCGGTTCTTGGCTTGTCGTCCTACGGGCTTGGCTAAGAACAATAGGATGGTGCTTATTGCTCTATACCCCATTGTAAAGGAGAGTTTCCAGGTCTATGTAGAGATCTGTGAGATATTGGCTGTGTTGCTTGATAAGTTCTTTGAtatggaataccctgattgtgTGAAATCATTTGAGGCCTATGCCAGTGCCGCGAAGCAGATTGATGAGCTTTTAGATTTCTATGGGTGGTGCAAGGACACAGGGGTTGGTAGGTCGTCGGAGTTCCCAGAGGTGCAGAAGATTACAGACAAGCTTTTGGAGACATTGGAGGAATTTATGAGGGACAGGGCAAGGAGGCCCAAGAGCCCGGAAAGGGTCCGGGAGGAGACACCGCCAAGTGCTCAAGAGGAGGCCGCACCGAGTATGAATGAAATATTAGCACTCCCTCCACCAGAGAATTACACtccaccaccaccgccgccaCCACCTGAGCCTGAGCCGGAACCACAAGCACCACAACCGGCACCGGTCACACAAGATTTGGTGGACCTAAGGGATGACGGTGTGTCTCCCGAAGATCAGAGCAACAGATTGGCTCTGGCTCTGTTTTCTGGACCGGTTAATGGCAATACAAATGGGTCTTGGGAAGCATTCCCATCAAATGGGGATGAAGTGACCTCTGCGTGGCAGACACCGGCGGCTGAACCTGGAAAGGCGGATTGGGAATTGGCTTTGGTGGAGACGGCAAGCAACCTATCAAAACAGAAAGCCACATTGGGAGGTGGGTTCGATCGTTTGCTATTAAACGGCATGTATGATCAAGGGGCAGTGAGGCAGCATGTGAGCGTTGCCCAATTGACCGGTGGGAGTGCGAGCAGTGTTGCATTGCCTGGGCCTGGGAAGAGTGCAACACCGGTATTGGCACTTCCAGCTCCAGACGGGACAGTCCAAACAGTGGGTCAAGACCCATTCGCGGCATCACTGAACTTCCCACCCCCATCATTCGTGCAGATGTCAGACATGGAGAAGAAACAGCATTTGCTAATGCAGGAGCAACAGCTTTGGCAGCAATATGCGAGGGATGGGATGCAAGGCCAAGTCAGCTTGGCCAAGATTAGTGGTACTGGCTATGTTGCTGGTCCAGTACCCATGATGCCATATGGAATGCCACCGGCGGTCAATGGTTTGGTTCCCGGCGGGTACTACTATACACCCTACTGA